The region AACTGGAACCCTGGGCAGCAAAGCCCTCCTGTGTGGGTTTCATCCACCCCACCCTTAAACATAATAACTCAGAATATACAACAGCCCCACCACTACCACTAAAATATTTGTCTGGATTCCAGAGTTCAGAAAGCACTTGCTTCACTgactcttccatttctttcttcctgactCCTGGCTGCCCCATTTCAATAGATAATTGAaatctttcttactttcttctcAATTCTCCATGGGGAAATTCCACTTTGAAATTCTCTTTTCCCCGTCATTTCTACTTTACAGTTGAAAGGGCAGGGATAAGCTAGGAAACaggatttctctctccctctcgctTTTTTACAATGACGTAGGGACTTTGGACAgcctccctacccccacctcccctctttgATTCTAACCCTGATTCCCGGAGAATTACAGTTTTCCTTTTAATGCTTGCTGATTACCTCACGGTGTTGGCACAGGAGGGGCTGGCAAGGAAGAACCCCGGAGTTGAGTCTAATCCCCGATAAGCCCCAGCTGCCCGCCTCCGGGGGAGCCGCCGTCCTAGGGAGGCCGGCCACAAAACCCGGCTTCCCTGGAGCGCGAGGACAGCAGACAGAGGTTGCCACCAGCCCCGCGGTGCGCACAGCTTGGTGGGGGTGGCTCCACTCGGCCGGCCGAGTTCGCTGGGGGACAACTTACTGTGTTCGCTGTGCGTCCACACTGCAAACTCCCAAGTGGGAGGGGGGAAACAGCAGAGGCTGTGTCATGTCCAAGAGTAGAGGCaacaaaagaggagagagaggagaggaggcgaggagggaggcaggcagagaaacAGGGGCGCTACCTCATTCTTCCCCGAGAGTGCCCCCTCGGAAGCTGATGGGACCCCCTCCGGAAGCAGCAGCCCTTTCTTTGGGCCCCCTCCAGCCCGCTGCTCAGACAGgtagttgaaagaaaaagaacaaagctccCAGCCAGGGCAGGCGGCAGTCCCGGGGCGCtccgggggtggggaggaccGAGGCCGAGGCGCTCCGCGCCCTGCCCAACCTGCGTGCACCCCCGGGCCCCAGCCCTCTACTCCGCCTCCCCGAGCGCCTCCAGGTCCTCGGGGAAGTGGTTCTTTCGAGGGGACGCGCGCCGGCGGGAGAGGAAGTAGGGGGAAAGGGGTGTAGGTGCggctggcggggaggggggagcttgggaggaggcagggggcggggcggggcggggggcgggtgCGCCCCCGAACAGCCTAGTCGGGCCGGGTACCGATTGCCATCCGGCAGCAATTTCCCTGTGTCATGGCTCCAGTCTCTTAGCAACAGCCGCGGGTCCGGCCGCCCCGAGCCGCGcaagccgccgccgccgccggctcAACTCCACCTGGCGGAGCCCGGCGCGCCGCAGCCACACAAAGAGGCGCTGGGCTGGCCGGGAGCGCCGCGGGAGGGCACGGCGACCAGCAGGGGTGGCGGAGGCGTGGAGAGCGGCTCCAGGCAGGATGCAGGATGCGGAGAACCTGACACTTCTTGGAAACTCTTGGAAATGGCTCCCGCCCTGGCACCGGAGGGGGCTGCGAACCTGGGGCGGGCGCTCGCCCCTGCTGGGCTGCTGAGCCGCGCTCGGATGGAGGGCCCCGAGGCGCTGTCCCTGCGCTCTGCCGTCGGCTCGGGCTGAAAAAGTTTCTCCATGGTTCCTTTGTGTCGCCCGAGCGCCCGTTCGCCAGCCCTGAGCTGCCCCAGTCTTCCTGGGTAAGTGAGCGATATTGTTTGCTTCTAGCGCTGCCATTTTGAGAAATTCTGTCTGTCCCCAGCCCCcgagcagcccctccccagccctcctgcccgAACCCCGGTCCCCCCCGTGGGTGTTCAGGAGAGTGATTTTCCTGGGCGGGCTACACGGCTTGGCTGCCCAGATAAAAGCGAGTTCAGGATTGTCCTCACTTCGCTCCTGCCTGTCTTCTCTCCAGAGGCGGACTCCCAGCTGCTGCACTCATGTGACTCCAACATAAATAAACAGACCTAAAAGAAGGGCAAGGGGCTCGCTGCCCTGCCAATGAGGGACCGGGGGTCGAGAACCTGGATTGAgccccagggagggcagggcgCTCCCAGCCTGCGGGCTCTGAGCCTCAAGACACAGAGCGGGGCTTAATCCATCATGAGCCGAGAACTTGAATGTCTCTCTTGGAAGCAGTTGTATTTTTAGACATCCCTCCTTTGCTTCCCCCATCCTCCATTCCTTAACCACGGAAAGACCAGCACCAGGCAGTAAATTGCTAGGGCAGCCAACCTCGAAGGccaagtttattttctttccttatgtaTGAAGAAAACCTCAAAGGTGGATCTTCCTTGCCATCTGACCTTTGTCAGTATTTCACATCAAATGGAGATACATTATAAAAGCATTCAGGCTTCAACAGAGCTGAAGGAATAATAAACTAGGGAGTTAATTACTAGCTATTAAACTAATTTTAAAGGTCTTCTGTAAACGATTGAAATCCATTCCAATCTTCCTTACGTTCTACCCAGAGCCAAAGCTGCCTTGCTGAAGAGAAATACATGTGTGTACCTTCCTCCCTGAAGACGTCCAGCATCCGTATCAATGCCCAACAAAATATTAGCCCTTCTCTCCTCTGGGAGAGCCACCATGCCAACTGAGTCTGGGCTGCTTCTAAAATCTCTGGCTTCTAAATCCTTCTTAAAATAATCACAGATCTCCAGATTATTACCATTAAAGATGCTGGAGTCTAGGGATCACTTAAAAGAGGAGTTTCTATGTTACAACTGTATAATAAATGTGCTTATTGGGGGAGGGATGGGCAGTAAGCTACTCTAGGtttgggggggttgtttgttttttcttaatctgTACTTACTGGTGCAGCTCcttcttaaaacaaaatttaaaaggtttATAGATGTAATCTACTAACCCCTCTCTAACCTACCCAGCATTTCTCCTTACTGAAAACCAACTAAATTCTCCAAGGAGATACTGATTTGCAAACATTGTAAATAGCTGATTACCACTTGCTTTTCCACCAGTGGAAAAAAGATCCTCCCTGTATTTGGTATAATGGAGGGAAATCAAGAGCCAAAGCTCTTCACCCAGGCACcaattaaaagcaaaattctaCCTAAGTAATCCCACATTTTCAAAAGGTAATTTATTCTAaaacatgaattattttataaaggatAAAATACCCAAAGGATTGTGAGTGATACCTAAGCCTTTCAAATTCATACAATGCCCTTAATTCTAGCATCTCTATTATAGGAGGGAACataaccaatggaacagaaaatggTTTACTCTAGGGACCCAGCAGGATTGAAATTTTTAGAAGCTAACAGACATCCACAGAGGTGCCTCTGTGCATTTACCTACCCAGGTTTTATTATCAACAACTAAACTTCCTACAGGACAGTCCATTGATTGTCACCACCCTCCTTTCCTGATAATGACCTCATGAGAAAAAGATGAGGAAGCAGCTGTCACTTGGGGAGATGTCATTCTACAAATCATCATTATTATGTGGATTGCTGTACCTAGTTAATTGCCTACTCATTTGACTATCTGGATTCCTTAGAGTGCTCTTGGCACAGTAATAAGAGGTCAGAAAGCTACTACAGccgaatttttttctttaagattgtAATTTTCCCACATAAGAAAAAGATCTTTCCCTTGGAGATCCTAGGGGACTTCTCAGATTCCCTGATGAGATCTAGCACATGGTACCTTTAAGGGAGTTCctctgagggaggagaggaggccagAAGGAAGAAAGCAGTTACATAACCAGTTACCTAAAACTAAATATTCCACCCCAAGAAGCTGTCCAGATGTTgcagaaaagaaatgaggaaatggcTGTGAAAGGGATCTGCTTGTCTTGAGCTGTAAGACAGTGGTAGGTAGGAGACAACTGGTGGAGGGATTAACAGAGCACTGACATCTCTGGTGTTCTCCCAGCAATGGACTCCCATTAATTATCTGGGGTAAATAAGCCGTCTGCCAGGATGTAACTCCAGATTTTCATCCAGTGAAATGATTTCCTTTTGTCTTAATAAGACAGTAACTTTTGTGACTGTTTTAGGGACTTTGGGTCCCACATTGACAGAGCCCTCCCCCTAGTTTGGGACTTGGAACTCTGTGGCAGCTCCCTTGGGAAAGCTGTCCAGTgggacaaagggaaaggcttttgCCAGGAAAGCCCTCACCCACTTCTCTGAGTCCCCACGTTTGGTTTTTACTAATGGTCAGAACACTGGCTGCCAGCCAGGAAGGTTTGAAATGAGCTATGCTGGGATAttacctggggggggggggtggaaagAAGGCGTTCTCTCAAAGTGTTTTATCATCTCCTACAGCGCTTTCCTTTTCTAATCCATTGATGGCACCCCCTGGTCTCTACATACGGCAGTCAGTCAGGTTATGGGTGGGCGACATACACGTGGTAGACGACATACACGGGAGCAGGACAATGGCAGCGCGTGGGATGTTGCTGCAGCCAAGCCCTCTGACTATCTTCCTCTGCTTTGCAGCAGGAGGAAGTGTCGGAGCAGCTAGTGGGCAGCTGGTGCCCCCCTGCACAGGCCACCACCCCAGGGTCTAGCCCCGTTCCACCGGCTCGCCATGATCGCCACTGGAGGCCTGCTGAGGATTTCCGCCAGAAAGCAGGATCCCCTCCGCCCCCCTAGCCAGGTCCCCAAGCGCAAGCGGAAAGCCAAGAAGAGGCGCAAGAATGACGTGGTTGTGGTGAAAGGCAAGCTGAAGCTGTGCTCCATCTCCGGGCTCATCGCCCTCTGCGGGATCCTGGTGCTGCTGGTGGGCATAGCCATGGCCGTGGTGGGCTACTGGCCCAAGGCCAACGGGACCAACAGGGAGGGAGGTAAGCAGCTGCCGCCCGCGGGCAGCGGCCACCGCGCCCCAACTATGACCAACAGCAGCAGTGGCAGTAAAAACCGGTCCAGGAACCACGCCGGGATTCCAGACGGTGTCAATGCCAGTTCCGTGGGCGCGCCCAGGAGCACGCCTCCAGCGCGGTCCCCCGCCCCCTCTTCGTCGTcgtcgtcctcctcctcctcgtcagTGGGTTTCTTCTTCCGCATCTTCTCTGGCTACCTGCACTCCGACAAGCTCAAGGTCTTTGGACCCCTCATCATGGGCATCGGCATCTTCCTCTTCATTTGCGCCAACGCCGTGCTCCATGAGAACCGGGACAAGAAGACCAAGATCATCAACCTGAGGGACCTCTACTCCACTGTCATCGACGTGCACAGCCTCCGTGCCAAAGACCTGGCGGCTGCCGCGGCcgctgccgccgcggccgcctcCTCGTCCTCCGCTCCCACCGCAGTGCCCCCCGGGGGCGCGCCGCTCAACGGCTTCCTCAGCTACGTGCAGGCGCGGGGCCTGGAGCTGAAGCCCGGAGGCTGTGGCAGCGCTGGGGACGCCTTCGGGGCGGCTGCGATGCTGGCCAGGGGCGCGTGGCCCCACCACGCGGCgctgggcgggggcggcggcggcggcgggaccCAGGGCACCGCGTCCCCGCCGGATCTGGCCTCCTCCCCGCACTGCTCGCGGGAGCCGCCGAGCCTGGCGGAAGCCGTGTACAGCATCTACCGCGAGCGCTCGGGCGTGGCCGGCCGTCGCCAGgcagccgccgccaccgccgctaCCGTGGCCGCCAGCAGCGGCAGCAGCCCCGCGCCCCACAGCCCACCTGAGAGCTGGGGGCGCCCAAGCACCGCCAGCTCCCTCGTGGGCTCCTCACTGAGCGCCTTGGCACTGCTGCCTCTGCAAGGCGACCGCGACGGGGACGGGGACACAGAGAGCGCGAGCTGCGGCTGGCGGCGGCCGCCTGGGGAGCgcggctcccaggagatcccgcgGGGCGAGCTCGACCTGAGCTTAACCGATCTCCGCGGCGCGCGCTGGGCGCCCCGAGAGCTGGAGGAGCCCGCGGGCGCGGCGGTGGCGCGCACCAGCAGGGGGCAGGGCGGCCGCCTGCCCAGGACCGGCAGGTACGCTGCCCTGCGGCGCCGCAGCACCAGCGGGCTCCCGGACTACCGGGCGCCTCCGAGCCCCGAGCCCCCGCCCGCCTCGCGCAGCGCAGACCTGGACTCGAGCCTTCCGgccccagctgcctcctcctcGCCCGCTCTGCAACCCCAACACTCGCCCCTCGCCAGGCCGGACTCGCCGAGCTCCCAGTCGGTTGACCTGTCCTGCGGCAATAAGGGCTACACCCCTCTGCGGGAGGCCGGCACCTCCCTGGAGTCGGCTGTGGACGCGGCAGGCAGTGAAAGTCCGGACGGTGAGGCTGCCACCGCCCAGGATGAAGAGCAGAGCCCCGGGGAGCATCCCAGCCACGAACCCCCCACGGCCAAGCCCCCCCAGCCGGTGCAGAGGCAGTTTACGAACAAGGAAAAACTCTTGATGATTTCCCGGTCTCACACCTCAGGGGTCGAGGACGGAGAACTGGAAAGTACTGGCATttagggaaagagggagggagaaggtaaGACTGAGAAAATAGCGGAAATGCTCGCTTGGATCAGTGAATTTCACAGTTCCCTCTGTCCTTGTGGACTTGTCCGAGGCAATCGTCCACTACCCAAAGAGCTGCAGAATGTTAGTCTTGAATTGCGTTCACGAGATTCCTGTAGATAAATAACtccaagcaatttttttaaagcgCAAACTAGTCTTTTATGTCCGATGGTGATTGTAAGTTCTATGAAAACCAAATGTATTAAAAGGTCAGCAATCTAGTTCATCAGATAaaattctcttaattttcttAGGATCAAAATAATCTATTTTTGACAGTAACTGTGCACTTtactccaacttttttttttagttccctAATTTCCCTACCCTGTACTCAGCCACTGGTTTTGTCCATAGCTGCTTGTGAATGACAAGCTTTTTTCCTCCTGTGCTTTTGCAGAGCATAGAAGGGTTTGCCTCAGTTCTCTAAGAACTGATATCACTAAATGAAGTCAAAGCCAAAAGCATGAGTATGTCCGGGAAGAGCACTTTCCTTCCCTCACCCCATTCTGCTCATCCAACTGCCCAAAagcctctttattttttaaaagggtatTTACATTTTGCTACTAGTGTGTCTACTGGAGACTGGAAGGGGCCAGCATCTGGGTGGACTGTTACATTCCTTAATTCACTCTAGCAAAGTCACAATACTTTACTGAGTATTACCACACCTATATCAAAAATAGCATTAATatgaaaaaatctttttgtaATAAAAGAAGTTTCCAAACAGTTAAACTTAATATTGCCTCATTGCACTGTGGAACTAATGCTTCTAACACATGTAAAGCACTCAACAGTTCAACTGGTAAATCTAAAATACTGTGCTATGACATTGCTACCGTGATTGTAGTTACTTTCTCCCAAAGTGCTCAGCGCCATCCTCACTCAATCAATATCaagaatatttttaacttttgtatGTAGGGTGGAATTGGACATCTGGGAGTTTCTCTTTCAAATAGAATGAAACATTAAATAAACAGTAATTTTCTACAGTCCTCCAAGTATGAATTTACAGAACATCAGGCTTAATATTCTGTTTTCATCCTCTTGGAGTTGActatttgctttttgcttttaaattcttGATCTTGAATCCACGGCCTACATAGGCTAACAGGTAATGTTTTCATAATGTGGTAGATTGTTTACACTTGATTTTGTTAAAACTCAGTTCATTTTCAGGCACAGTAGACAAACAGTAATTAGTGTTCCATTCTGATGTCGTTTTCCTCTGAGTTTGAACTGAGCACCGTGGGAATGGTGTTACTTGCTCTCGGCCATTTGGACACAAGTTCTCCAGTTAAGCACGACTGAGGCTATCTTTGCAGGAGGTTGAAATACTGTTTTTCAAGGAAAATCAGTCAAAGATGTGGTCACATTGGTCCCCATGGTGAAGCAGTGGGCGCAGTGGAAAAAGTGCAGATTTAAGAGTAAGATGACCCCAGCTTTTGGCATCTGCTAGCTGTGTAGCCGTGAACAAGTCACAGCTTCCCAGTCTCAGTGACCCAATAAATTtagggtatttgtttttcttggatataGTCATATCATATTTGTACACACAACTTGCAGAGTGAATACATTACTTCATAAATTACTGTATAGTGTAACATTCTGTAATCAATTTTTAAAGGATCTAATTTATTCCCAGATTGGATTTTCATTAAGCTAATAATTCACTTTAAAGCTGTGGATTAATTTATCTGGCTCTTCTATATATCAAAAGTGAGTTTCCACTAGTAAGAGTGACAAGCCAAGTATAATCAGACCTCCAAGTAGTGTTAAATTTCAACTCACAATTGTTTTATCACacttataaaaatattccaaGTTTTTCTTCTCCATTACCTTGCATACTGGGCAACTTATATACTGAGACAGTCTGATGatctgtttaaaatgaaaaacaggttCTAGTGCTCTAAAATGCTGTTACTAGTCATCAGAGAATGCACTGTAAGACTTTTAGCAAATAATGAAGCCGGTACCTCTCAGTTTAACTAAAGAGTGGCGTGCAAAATATACCTTACGAACTTAAGAAAATTCAGTCCAACTCATTGATTCAACTTAACAATGCCGATTGCCTCATTGTATTAATCAGATTAAATAAAAACTTCTAGCTCACACTGATCCCCTTCTGGGAGCCTCTGACCCCCAAGTCCCCGCCCGCCTAGTGCAGCACAACCTGGACTTGAGCCTtccaactcaggcctcctgaaattaAGTAACTTCGGAAAACTAATTCAGCTCAGTATCAAGTCCCATCTATCTTAACCACTGAGCAATTCAACTAGATTTGTTTCCCCTGAAGGTAAAAGATGAGCCCAAATCTTGGGAGGAGCTGGGCTTTCATCAGACCTCAGACGGAATCCTCTGCAGTTACCACTGTAGTACCTCACAGTCCTTCCCTTTCATAGGAGCAGAGATCTTCTACAATAATAAGGCTGGACTTTTACTCACTGCTCACTGTGGGCCAAGTGCTGTTCCACGTGCTGTATACATATTATCTCAATGACTCTTCATTCAATCCTCACTCAACTCTGTTGAGGTGGGGttgttattatctccactttccAGACAGAGACACTGAGGTCAGAACAATGGAGCCCTTGTCTGGGTTACACAGCCATTaaatggtagagccaggatttacaCAGAGCTGGGGATTATCTGTACCCACTGGCAGATGCTGAGCTGAAGCTGACATTTCTGGAGAccatcaaaatattttctacatttttagaGTCCTGCAGAATCCTTTTCTAGAAACCATTCTTCGGGCTATTCGGAGAAGTGTTAGAATGCACAGCCAGTTAAAAGCTGGAGTTCGCATTCAAATCTTCAGACCAGCATAAACAAGGTTTTTTTCAATGTCACTTTGCAGGGTTTGTAGGAGATCATAATCAACCCCTGTCCTTTATCAGTGAGGTTGCTAAGAATTAGAAAGATGGAATAATTCATTCAAAGGCGAACAGCAACAGCCGGACTAGAATGTTAAAACAGTGACAACAATTGGCACACGCACCCTCACCCTGAATTTCTCTCATTCTAGCTGGGTGACCATGGGCAAgctactcaacctctctgtgtctcaatttccttTCCCAcacaatggtaataataatgtgcCTATCGCACGGGACCGGCGCAAAGACCAAATGAATTCATACCTGTATAGAATGCGTACAATGAGTAGAAAGTGTTctttaaagttgtttttgttttctttaaaatacaatcAACTGCTAAACAGAATCATTTCGTGTGGCCTGCCTTTTTAATAACAGAATAATGTGGGGTTTAAAATCTAGAGTTTAAGGCAATAGAGCCTGACTGGGTGGGGTTTTGGAACCCTGGACCTGGGTTTCCACATCTTGGTAAGTGGAGACAATAAAGAGCACCTGACTCATGGAATTCATTATTTGAGTGCCGACGACATAAACTAACATATTTAAAGAACTCAGGACAACTCCTGGCACAAATAAAccttcagtaaatgttaactactattattaaggcagaagagaaaaaagtaattaGTAGGCTAAATTTACTGCTCGATTGTTAGGGACAACCGTAAACTTACTGTACTAAAAAGTCTCTATAATTtaggtagattaaaaaaaagacaatgtaaaGATTGAGCACCGAGGCTGCCGAAATGTCCCCAGTAGAACATGGACTGAGTGAGCACTGGATATCTGTACCCCAACCATCCCCTGGCATCATAACATCACAGAACAAAGAAGGAACATGCAAACTGGCCTACCTGGCTGTAACTGGCCATGGTTATTCCTTTCCCATTATGGCAGCTGGTCACATCAGAAAGGCCAGGCTGGTGCCCACGTGGTCCCAGCCCCCTCCAGTCAGGAGAGACGCCTGGGAGAAAGGTTGAGTGAAGACTGAAGTGAGGAGCAGGTACCTGTGGATTTTTTCAATTGTCTCAACAAAAGTTTTTTCTATACTAGCTTTTCTTTAGtcattttgtgttctttttaaagatgcagttttgaaaaattatttttgagttagagaactttaaaaaaaatccctgccaaTAACATTAGATTAGAACAAATTGAATATGTGAATTTGTATTTTGATCAGAATAGAATTTTTGCCaagacagatatatatatatatatacatatatacacacacacacacacgtttcacATATAAAGAACAGAATTCTTCTCTGTGCAGTTTGTTTCCTACAGACCTAaactgttgttttatttattttggactACAAAAATCACTGGTTGAATATTTAGACTAAATTTTTGAATGACAAACTCTGAAACACGTTCTAaggcttccccctcccccacccccggaaATCATCTTTCAGGTCTTTCCTTCAAAAGGAATGACTTTCTTTAAATGACTATGaaaatttttatgtgttttaagtCACCACAAATTGGGGAGTCCATTTGCACTAACGACTTTGGTCCAACAGCTGCCTGCCACCCTCCAAAGACCTGAGGCACAACTTACTTTGTGTGTGCCATCTACCTCTCTGCGATGGCAGAAAAGCACTAGGCTGGTGGCTAGTCCCTCTGTTAGCAACCATAGGAGGAGTTATAAACGGCCACCATCCTGCAAATTTAGTCTTCACCCCTTAGCCAGGGTCCATTCAGGCTTCTACCATCTCAAATCTATTTATTCCAGCTTAAACTGGCTCCCAACCCTCACCCCATCAACAGTGCTAGCCTATGAGATGGCCCTGTACGACAAACAGGATGTTTGGCTCATCTACCACTGAAGTAAGTTTTTTTCTCCTCGTGATGTTGCCGTCAAAAGACTAAAAAAGTTTAAGCAAATTCCACTGCAATCTCATAAAGCAGGTGCCTGTCTCATAACCTATGCTGCCTTACCTGCGCTTCCATCCCACACTGGGACCCAGTCCTGCTATGGCGAGGAAGTTGACTGTCaatcacggggggggggggggggggggagccagcAGCCCCAGATGTAAAAGAGGTGGAATCctgcaaaaaaagacaaaaaaaaagataaggttAAGCTAGGGAAGCCTTTTGCTTCACAAATGAGCACTTGCTGACTCTTGCTTGCATTTCATTTGTATGTAGACAAACATCTTAAAATGAAACATTACAGTAACTTTTCTCCTTAGAATACATTATTACAGCAAATAATAATTAATGCCCAACCATATGCCCTCTTTGGGCATTAATTTGTCTATTTTCCAATATTTAAGAAATGTAGCCTAACACTGTATTACTTACAGTAATCCACTTGATACTAGGGACTGCTAAATGTCTAGTAGTGTTTAATAATGGAAAAAGAGAAACGTACCGGCAATTTACAAAGTGCTTTTCTGTTGAGAAACTCAAGTATCTTTAAATTATGGCTATGCTTTCAAAGGAAGAAAGTACAGAAGTGACTGTAACTGGTGTGTTAGGTCAATCAAAGCAAGCCAGGCCAAAAAACTACTTCTGTCTCAGGGTAGGAGTTTGGCCACTGCTTTGTTTTATGTGATAATTGCCTTACTCCATTTTATATAACTTAAAAGACAATAATTTCATCTGTAGGAATAAACGGCTTTAGCCGAAGCTGTTGCCTTTTTGGTAAAATACTTAACTCATTATCAGATCAGTTCATATTTTTAACTGTCAGGACGCAGATAGGCACTGTGGTAGGTGGAAGGGATTAAGCTATGAACGAGACAATTCCAGAGCACAGGGTTTTGCAGTAGTGTTGTTGATATAGGCACATATCATTTCAATACGATGGGAGAATTATGAGTTATGATGTGGACCCTGCAGCTGAATCTtgagaaatgaggaaaatgtcAGCTGGGTGAGAAAAATCTGGGAAAGGTCTATCAAACAGTGCAACCAGCCTGAGCAACTGCATGGAGGCAAAACACAATTTAACTAGCTAGACTGTCCTAACATAAATTTGCCTCTTCCCCAGTATCTGCATAATTGCAGACAAAGTGAGGTGTtcgtttaaaacaaaaacaaaaacaaagctatCTTTCTATCTATGGGTGGATAGTCATatatgtcctttttaaaaaaatttatttatttttaattcattttttattttattt is a window of Camelus bactrianus isolate YW-2024 breed Bactrian camel chromosome 24, ASM4877302v1, whole genome shotgun sequence DNA encoding:
- the TMEM200C gene encoding transmembrane protein 200C encodes the protein MIATGGLLRISARKQDPLRPPSQVPKRKRKAKKRRKNDVVVVKGKLKLCSISGLIALCGILVLLVGIAMAVVGYWPKANGTNREGGKQLPPAGSGHRAPTMTNSSSGSKNRSRNHAGIPDGVNASSVGAPRSTPPARSPAPSSSSSSSSSSSVGFFFRIFSGYLHSDKLKVFGPLIMGIGIFLFICANAVLHENRDKKTKIINLRDLYSTVIDVHSLRAKDLAAAAAAAAAAASSSSAPTAVPPGGAPLNGFLSYVQARGLELKPGGCGSAGDAFGAAAMLARGAWPHHAALGGGGGGGGTQGTASPPDLASSPHCSREPPSLAEAVYSIYRERSGVAGRRQAAAATAATVAASSGSSPAPHSPPESWGRPSTASSLVGSSLSALALLPLQGDRDGDGDTESASCGWRRPPGERGSQEIPRGELDLSLTDLRGARWAPRELEEPAGAAVARTSRGQGGRLPRTGRYAALRRRSTSGLPDYRAPPSPEPPPASRSADLDSSLPAPAASSSPALQPQHSPLARPDSPSSQSVDLSCGNKGYTPLREAGTSLESAVDAAGSESPDGEAATAQDEEQSPGEHPSHEPPTAKPPQPVQRQFTNKEKLLMISRSHTSGVEDGELESTGI